One Odontesthes bonariensis isolate fOdoBon6 chromosome 12, fOdoBon6.hap1, whole genome shotgun sequence genomic window, cgagtgagggacgaatggagcaggagattgacaggcggatcggtgcggcgtctgcagtgatgcgggctctgcaccggcccgtcgtggtgaagaaggagctgagccagaaggcgaagctctcgatttaccggtcaatctatgttcctaccctcacctatggtcacgagctgtgggtagtgaccgaaagaacgagatcgcgaatacaagcggccgaaatgagtttcctccgcagggtgtctgggttctcccttagagatagggtgagaagctcggtcatccgggaggggctcggagtagaaccgctgctcctccgcatcgagaggagtcagatgaggtggctcgggcatctggtgagaatgcctcctggacgcctccccggtgaggtgttccgggcccgtcccactgggaggaggccccggggaagacccaggacacgttggagagactatgtctctcggctggcctgggaacgcctcggggtccccccagaagagctggaggaagtggccggggacatggacgtctgggtctctttgctcaagctgctgcccccgcgacccgatccccggagaagcggaagataatggatggatggatggatggatggatggtattaCATTAGTTTTACATCCTCAGATGACAATAAATACCTTCTATACCACCTTTCTAAAGAAAGTTACATTTATTTCTCACTCCCATCTTTAACTTTTGATCTGCTGCAGTGATGGCATAAAGGAGTACtcttttatctcacatttacaCTGTAAATGTGTTACTGTGTTTATTTCAATTGCCCAGCATGTTTATATTGTTTAATAAAGAGGAAAGAAATGATCGCCTTGTTCTTATCATATATTACACCATGAAGTAGAACACATGCTTGATAAATCCCCATGGAGTGGGTGCAGTTTCCCACCAAAAGGCACCTGGAAAAATACCTTCCCACCTTAAAAAGGACcaaagtattgttttttttataggaGATTTTCTAATAATTTATTAGCTGAGAAGTATAACTTATGTCTTTGCTCAGCAAAAACACTCAAATAATAGTTGTTTCCTTGTTCTTATGTACCTACAAGAATCTGAAGTATCTTAGAAGGGGCTTTTGTTTCCAGGATTATTTTTTGACTGGCACTATTGCTCTCACATCTAACTGGGTTCAAGCGTATTATATTCACgtgcaaaataaacaaacaaggaaactCCATAGATTATGGACAtctaatcagttttttttttaactgggtGACACTCAGGaagtaaaatgaaaacatgctgCAGTTGTACCTTACCGCCAGAGGAGGGATCCAAGAGAACTGTGCAGTCATTGTTCGTTACTCTCAACTTTCATGGAAGGTTTATGTGCAAAACAAGCATGTAAATACACAGATTTTAGGATCTGTGAAATGTTTTATGTAGTAACCATGAGTTTGtgcaaaataaatacatgattttcaaatgtttctaaAGATGTCAGTGTCTAAATCAGCTCGTTTCATTCAGTGTTCCTTCTTTGCTGTCTAAATGAGAGGAGAGCAAAAGGCGGGGGAAACTCACCGGGATGTCTTCCTCGTCTTCTGACTCATCATTCCTGGGTTGGTTACTGTAACAGAGTCAGGATACCATGATGGAGGATAGTATAGGGCAAACACTTGTTCTGACATCAAACCCAAAAGAAATGAGAGTAGTTGCTGACAGTAACTGAGTTTGGACCAACCAAAgactttgtttttaaaacacaCTTTTGTTGCTTTAGCTCCCCTGCACTGATTTGTAACTTCTTCTGAAATATCAATTTCTTAAGTAGTCCAGTATCAGACACAGGTGCAATATAATCAGAATATTTTTTACAAATGCAAGCACATCGGAGGGACTTTTACATGTGAATATGCAAACTAATTCCTCTTCCTGTTTGCCCACATCAAACCATTGGCTTCTATTGGACAAAAACTAAGTGGATAATGTTTTATGAGGATGTATTTCTTAGAGACAgtgatacaataaaaaaaaacagttccaGTTACCCACAGTCGGTTTACTGTGGTTTCTAATAAACTAAGGAAATCTTAAACAAGAAGAGTGAGTTCCTGTTCCTGCTGCTTCTCAACAAATCGGTGCTAATAGTGACTCCTGTGCTCAAACTAAGCCTCTCATACAAAATGAATGATCAAGGACAGAGTGATATCAGAAAGATCTTTCTTCAGAAAGTTCGTGTTAATCCTCTTAGAGGGGTGTCACACCTTCACACTTTCGTTTAAGTCACATTAAaacggaaaaaaaagaagcaggagtaaaaaaaaaagattaaagttgAAGTTCttcacaaataaaacacaagaactaaAACTGAGCAGTATGACAATATCTCTCTTTTGTCGTTTCAATGTTTCTCATACATTGTCGGTTTTTGTGCCATGAGTGTCATCTGTCAAAGCGTAACATTAGTGCAAATAGATGCACGATATAGATTGTTGTTACTATAGATAATATTGCATATAGATGCAGATAGGTGAGAAAAACCACAGTACCTCAGCCATGTCAGCGCAGGTCGCATCAGCTCCACTCTCACTGGTGAAGTTGCATCAATCTGCATTTTTATAACGACTGCTGATGTCCAATCCCAACAGTACACGTCAGTTCTCAactgtttatttcatttcactCAATCGACTCTCATATCATCAGAATCGAAACTAAGAACTAAGGGACAGCAGCGGAAATCTCCTCTTCGGTGAAACGAAACTTACTGGGCAATGTCAAAACACCAGGGCACCACGGGTCACGGCGAATAATATCTGTGcaatgtgatttttattttgttttctgccCCAACTTAGTCAGCTCTTTACATTTGTGCCCCTTTAATGTGGTGACAGGCAGGACAGTTGCTCCGCCGCTCGCTAGATGATGCTGCAGCCCTGTTTGATCAGAGAAACCGGGCTGCTTCTTCCAGGAAAACGCAGCTGACGCCGTACGACCCAGCAGTCCCCCCCATTGTTACTTAAATCCGCTATTGTTGGGTTTTAATGTGCTCGCCAGTTAAATCAACTTAGCACACGCTAAATGTCTTAGGGAGGATGAAAAACGGTATGTAAAAGCTTTGATCTTTTGATTTAAGTCGCATCTTTATGTCCTCCGCATTGTTTACGACGAAGCGGGGCCTACGCTCAGATGACAGGCTGCTAAGGAAGCTGTCTTATTAGGCGTTTTCTGGTTATGTTTCACCTGTTTGGTCCACATACCGAGGAACCACACAGTACGATCGTGACTGACAAACAAAACGTGGTGCAGAAATCAGTGAATGCAACTGTAGCCGATAGGGTGGGAAACGGCTCGTAGGTGCTTTATGTAACCTAAAAGCTGCCTCACACTAAAGCCTGGTGCAcgttgtgtgtgtttgctttccCTCTCAGATCATCTTTAAAACAGTGCgaccccctccccctcctgctGTGGCTGTAGATGGCAGAATGCTGGATAAAACCAGTGACAAAGAGCAGCAGTCTGGGCTCTGCTCAGACTGTGGATGCAGCTTCAGTCTCCCACGGCCCGACTCCACAGACGCCTCAGTTGCTCCTAAACAAGAGGAGACCGACAGTCCTTCTAAATGTCCATCCTGTCGGGTAGGCGGCAGCAGCAGCCGCCCGAATGGCCGGAGGCCCCACCGGCGCATCCGCCTGGACCCTCACAGCTGCAGCCTCTGCTCCAAAACCTTCATCTCCTACGCCCACCTGACCCTTCACCTCGCCTCCCACAGCAAGGAGAGGAAGTTTAGATGCGGCATCTGTGGCAAGTACTTCCACCAGTCCTCCCACCTGATTGCTCACAGGATAATCCACAGTGGAGACAGGCCATTTAAGTGCCCCGAGTGTGGGAAGACCTTCGGGCGCGCCTcgcatctaaagacacaccgtCGGCTGCATACAGGGGAGAAGCCTTTCAAGTGCACCTACTGCGACAAATCTTTCACACAGAAGGCTGGACTGCTGGCTCACGTTCGCATACACACCGGGGAGAGGCCGTACAAGTGTGAGCAGTGTGGAGAGGGCTTTCGATCTTTGTCACTCTTGCTCTCTCACAAGGCTCAGGAGGCGTCCGGACAGACCAAAGCACCACCCGCAccgccaccaccaccaccaccacccgaCCAGTCTCAGGGGACACAAAGCAGCACGGAGGATCTGAAGTGTGGCGTCTGCTGCCGCACCTTTGTGCGCTCATCGTACATCAGGCTGCACATCCGCCTGAAGAAAGGACAGAGACCGTATCACTGCAAGGTGTGCAACAAGACCTTTGTCAAGCTGGATACATTTGTAAACCACTGCGACAAGCACCTGaggcagaaaaaggagaaaaataagGAGGTTAAAGACAGAGTTGTTAAACCACCCTTGTTTGTTCCACTCTCCAAGCCTCCATCTTCTGAGACCACTCAACCTTTATCCTCAGAGGTGAACACGCGCTCCAGAGTGAAAGCAAAGACTAAGACTGAGCCATAACCAAGAGGCTGAGAAGCAACTAGGGGGTCATAGCTGTTCCAAAGCTGCACATCCTAATAGCACAGTTGTGTCAATCGGTTTCATTTAACAATTCACATGTTCACAAATGAGGGTAATTAAGAATAAGAGACAAAGAGCAAACAAGTAGTTGGAAAAAGCcccaacatgtttttttatttaacttgaatCGACATGGGTTTACGAATTGTACAGTATTGTTATTTAGAATGTCATTGTTAACAATTATCCTTGTAAGCGCGACAGTGTTGTggttttaaaacatattttaagACGTAAAAATGTTGTTAGACTTGAAGGAGACCTGCCCGGCCCAAACATCGGTCTAACTAAATTAAAATGAAGTGCGTAAAGAGCCGGAATGTGTGACACTTTTCTCTTATCTCTTAACCTGTTTCCATTAAAAAGCATCTCACTGCAACACTTGGTATGTCtggtatgtttcatgcatagtTCAGCACACAAACCTTATCAGGATCCCAGCGGCATGTATTCTTCCCTCCGAtcttgtaaagaaaaaaatttcTAAGATCTGAAACCATTGTTTTCTAAAATCCATGTAAACCCATCCTCAGAGGTCATAGTATGTACTGTAAGTGCTGATGACAATGTAAAAGAATGCTTATTGTACAACAATAGGAAAGTTAAGCTTGGCAAGTAAACTAAACATGAAAAGGTAATGTGGCCTTGTCTTTTGTTTCATCTCAAGGCTTAAAATATATGGGGGAAAAAGCCCCATGTTAGCAACCatctttcattaaaaaaaaaaaaaaaaacattgcctcCTCCCTGTTTTCCTGCTGATCACATGCAGAATGTCCCCACAGTTCATtctgagtgggtgtgttttGTTCTTACAGAGTATGTAACCACTTGGTCCTGTGGCCATCGGGCTTATCACCAGAGGCTTAAATGTGCAATCAGATTAAACATTAACCTTTGAGCCACACTTGAAAACAGGTCAGAAGAGTGGATGTATTAGAATGGTTTTCTGTGGATTGTCCATGCTGACGGTTCAGTCTGTCACCTCcgcatggggaaactttttctcCCAACCTAAAgattaaaaagaacaaatgaaCAACTCTGTAAAAACAATCTAGCTCAGCTTTGTGGGTATGAGTACACAGTAAGATGTTTGCCTGGCAGTCACATCTATCCTCTGTGCAGCTGTTGATGTTCCAGTTCAGGGTAACAGTCGTGGCGTCTCTGCGCAGGACAACGGTTCAACTGATGCAGTCTCCATTATATAAACTGACCGGTCAGTCCAGCATGAACAGAGTAATAAGGCCTCtccaatgttttttatttttattttttttttctaaataatgtGTTCATTTAAGGTGTTAAAGATGGTTTTGTTGTGTTCTTTACTCAGAGTTTGGTCCAGTGTTTAGCTCCACTGTCGCACCTCCAGGCTCCAGGCTCTCAAAAGGAACAGTGAACCAGGCAGTGTATCCATGGAAAACTCCAGGCTTTTTCACACACAACTGAAACTCACCCTTCATTTCCTGACAAATGAAACAAGTTCTTTTTGAATCAAGTTTCTATTGATGAAACCCGCATCTTATCTCAAGGTCTCCCACTTGCAGAGTCCACATGTCCAGGCAGATGACGTCAAAGGGAGCAGCGAGCAATCCTGTGGTTCCATGAGATGGCTAAACTTTGGCTTAGTGAAAAACTCTTGCTGTGCCAAAGGCCTACAGAGATGGGATATAATTCAGAACCGATTAGGAAATCAGTTCGCTGACACCGACAATATCTAACACaacagaaaatgattaaaagaatttATAGGACTATAAACAGTTGAATTGCTCAGTTAGTGTATGTGACAATGTTTCTAGAGTCCAGAACAGCATGTAAACCTGTTCCCATACTGAACCATAACTGTGACAACAGGCCAGCTAAAAATGGAACACTAAATAATACGATCAATGAAAGCATGAAATGGAAGTTCAAACAGTTTCTGCACcaaaatgttgtaatttggaGTAAATCTCCTCGTTACTCTCCTTAAATCAGTGTTATGATCACTGTTGGTTTAATGATGAACACCAGACAGTACAGAAAGTA contains:
- the LOC142396755 gene encoding uncharacterized protein LOC142396755, which codes for MLDKTSDKEQQSGLCSDCGCSFSLPRPDSTDASVAPKQEETDSPSKCPSCRVGGSSSRPNGRRPHRRIRLDPHSCSLCSKTFISYAHLTLHLASHSKERKFRCGICGKYFHQSSHLIAHRIIHSGDRPFKCPECGKTFGRASHLKTHRRLHTGEKPFKCTYCDKSFTQKAGLLAHVRIHTGERPYKCEQCGEGFRSLSLLLSHKAQEASGQTKAPPAPPPPPPPPDQSQGTQSSTEDLKCGVCCRTFVRSSYIRLHIRLKKGQRPYHCKVCNKTFVKLDTFVNHCDKHLRQKKEKNKEVKDRVVKPPLFVPLSKPPSSETTQPLSSEVNTRSRVKAKTKTEP
- the LOC142396753 gene encoding LOW QUALITY PROTEIN: protein arginine N-methyltransferase 2-like (The sequence of the model RefSeq protein was modified relative to this genomic sequence to represent the inferred CDS: inserted 2 bases in 2 codons; deleted 1 base in 1 codon; substituted 6 bases at 6 genomic stop codons), which translates into the protein MLLPAICATTFQVYAEYTRQLVKQNGCEEVVTVLQGRAEELELPEQMGTCLLFEFMVESVLVARDRWLRDGGVMWPSSAALTXEKMASWDRPYGLDFTPLQPLAQQEFFTKPKFSHLMEPQDCXAAPFDVICLDMWTLQVGDLEIRCGFHQXKLDSKRTCFICQEMKGEFQLCVKKPGVFHGYTAWFTVPFESLEPGGATVELNTGPNSEXRTQQNHLXHLKXTHYLEKKNKNKKHWRGLITLFMLDXPVSLYNGDCISXTVVLRRDATTVTLNWNINSCTEDRCDCQANILLCTHTHKAELDCFYRVVHLFFLIFRLGEKVSPCGGDRLNRQHGQSTENHSNTSTLLTCFQVWLKG